The following is a genomic window from Aquificota bacterium.
CCTTATAGCTGGCCTTGAAAAGCCCACAAAAGGTGAGATATACCTTTTTGGTAAAAACATCACGCATATGGACGAGGATGGGTTGGCGGAGTTAAGGCAGAGGCATATAGGCTTTATATTCCAGTTTTATTACCTGTTGGAAGACTTTGATGTTTTAGAAAACCTTACCCTTGTAGGTGAGCTTGCTGGCGTGGAAAGGCCAAAGGAAAGGGCCATGGAGATTTTGGAATACTTGAGGCTTACCCATAGGTTAAAACATAGACCAAGCCAGCTTTCTGGTGGAGAACAGCAAAGAGTAGCTATAGGAAGAGCCTTGATGCTTAACCCAAAACTTCTTTTGGCGGATGAGCCAACGGGTAATCTGGACCTTGCGGAAGGCAAGAGGATCTTTGACCTCTTTTTAAGGCTAAGGGAAGAGAAAGGCCTCACCCTTTTGGTAGCCACACACAACGAGGAGCTAAAAACTTACTTTGACCGTATATACAGACTAAGGGACGGAAGGTTGGAGTTATAATTATAGATATGTATTACCTTTTTCTTACACTTTTTATTATAGTGGCCCTTTTGCTTATAGCGGTTGTGCTTATGCAAAGGAGCAGGGGGGATGTGGGCAGTGCCTTTGGCGGTATGGGACAAGGTGTTTTTGGTCCTGGCGGTGTGGATACCATACTTACAAAGATTACCTATTGGCTTGGTTTTACCCTCATGGCTTTGGCCATTATCCTTGCCCTAACCCATCCGTCCAAAAAGGGTTCCCTTATAAAGGATGAAGGTCAAAGAACTCCTATCCAAACCCAGCAAAACAACCCTCAGGGACAAAGCCCTACTCCTAGCACACATGCTAAATAAGGACCACAAAGACCTTTACCTTATGGAAAGCCTTGAAGTGCCAATAGAAGTAGAAAGGGCCTTTTTTGAAGGTTTGGAGGCCTTAGAAAAAGGCTATCCCCTTCAGTATCTTCTTGGAGAGTGGGAGTTTTATGGGAAGAGCTTTTATGTAGAAGAAGGTGTTTTAATACCAAGGCCAGAAACAGAAGTGCTTGTGGAGGAGGTGTTAAAGAGGCTTCCAAAGGACAAAAGGCTTAGGGGTTTTGAAATAGGCGTGGGAACTGGATGCATAAGCATAAGCCTTTTGCTTCATTGTGAAAACCTTACCATGATAGCCAACGACATAAACATAAAAGCCCTAAGGCTTGCAAAAAGGAATGCCCAAAGGCATGGAGTTTATGATAGACTACTGCTTTTTGCTGGAGACCTCTTTGAGGCTTTAAAGCCTATCACCTTTGACTTTATAGTTTCAAACCCACCCTATATACCCAAAGAAAGGTGGGAAAGTTTGCCAGAAGGCGTAAAAAGGGAAGGTTATAATTCTCTTATTGGTGGGTTAAAAGGATGGGAGGTTTATGAAAAGGTGGCAGAAAGCTTAGACATTTATCTCAAAAGAGAAGGCTTTTTTGCCTTTGAAATAGGTCATGATCAAGGCGGAGTATTAAAAGAGCTTTTTGAAAGCAAGGGTTATAAGGTCCTTGTCCTAAAGGATTATTCTAACCAAGACAGGGTAATAGTAGGATGGAGGTCTTAGGTTTTCTCTTAGGGACCCTTTTTTTCATACTGCTTGAGGCCTTTTTTGCAGGCTCAGAAATAGCCCTTGTAAGCGTAGATAAAGGAAAAGTTTTGAGCCTGTACAGAAGAACCAAACAAGACTTTTTAAAGGACTTTCATGATAATCCAGAAGAGTATATAACCCTAACTATGCTTGGCTATACCATAAGCATAGTTTTTGCTTCCACCTTTTATACTCTGGCAGTGCTACAGCTTTCGGAGTATTTCCCCATTATTAAGGGCTTTGAAGTAATACTTTCTTCCACCCTTGTAATTTTTACCCTGCTTCTTGGAGAAATATTACCAAAAAGCTTATATCAAAAACACGCAGAAAGGCTTTTCTTCCCATCCCTATGGATACTCAGCAAGCTAAGAATTTTTACAAAACCTCTACTTGTTTTTGCAAGGGTCATAAGCAGGTTTATAACGGACCTTCTAAAGGATAAATACAAGGAAAAGCTTGAAAAAGAAGACCTAATTAAACTAATGGAGGAAATATCTTCAAAAGAAGAAAGCCTTCGTATAGCCATGCGTATTATTTCCTCAAAGTACATTTTTATAACAGAAGAAATAAAGCCCATACAAGAGGTGGTTATGGTAGAAGAAAACACAAATATAGAGCGGGTAATGGAAATTATGAAAAAGAACAAATACAGAAGATTGCCCGTATATAGCGGAAAGATGGACAATATTGTTGGGTATGTGGACCTTTTTGACTTAATTCAAAGCAAACATGCTACTTCTATAAAAGAATTAACAAGACCTATACACTTCTTTTCCGAGTTTACCACCATTGAAAAGGCCTTTGAAGTTTTCAAGAAGAGTAAGGAACAGATGGCTGTGGTTGTGGATGAAAGGGGCAATCTTTTGGGAATAATTACATGGGACGACTTACAAGGATACATTATTGGTGGTCTATCGGAAGGAACAAAGGAGGAAGAAGAGGACTTTGTTGAAATAGAGAAGGGCAAATGGATAGTGGATGGAGGTGTGGAAAGGGAAAAGTTTGAAAGGTTTTTCAACCTTAAGCTTCCAGAGGGACCCTACAACACCCTGGGCGGCTTTTTGTGCTTTTACCTTGGCAGGATACCAGAAAAGGGTTATACCATAGACTACGAAGGCTATCGCTTTAAGGTAGTTCAAAGGGACAATAAAAGGGTTATAAAGGTAATGGTGGAGAGCCATGTACCACAGGACTAAGAGCTTACGGGATATGCCAGAGGACCTCAAACCAAGGGAAAAGATGCTTAGCCTTGGTGCAGAAAAGCTATCGGAAGAGGAGCTTTTGGCCATAGTGTTGGGTTCTGGCACAAAGGATATGGATGTGCTAT
Proteins encoded in this region:
- a CDS encoding hemolysin family protein, yielding MEVLGFLLGTLFFILLEAFFAGSEIALVSVDKGKVLSLYRRTKQDFLKDFHDNPEEYITLTMLGYTISIVFASTFYTLAVLQLSEYFPIIKGFEVILSSTLVIFTLLLGEILPKSLYQKHAERLFFPSLWILSKLRIFTKPLLVFARVISRFITDLLKDKYKEKLEKEDLIKLMEEISSKEESLRIAMRIISSKYIFITEEIKPIQEVVMVEENTNIERVMEIMKKNKYRRLPVYSGKMDNIVGYVDLFDLIQSKHATSIKELTRPIHFFSEFTTIEKAFEVFKKSKEQMAVVVDERGNLLGIITWDDLQGYIIGGLSEGTKEEEEDFVEIEKGKWIVDGGVEREKFERFFNLKLPEGPYNTLGGFLCFYLGRIPEKGYTIDYEGYRFKVVQRDNKRVIKVMVESHVPQD
- the secG gene encoding preprotein translocase subunit SecG; the encoded protein is MYYLFLTLFIIVALLLIAVVLMQRSRGDVGSAFGGMGQGVFGPGGVDTILTKITYWLGFTLMALAIILALTHPSKKGSLIKDEGQRTPIQTQQNNPQGQSPTPSTHAK
- a CDS encoding ABC transporter ATP-binding protein, which translates into the protein MNRVLYTNDLWKVYPGGVEALKGVGVEVFEGEVVGLMGPSGSGKSTLLHLIAGLEKPTKGEIYLFGKNITHMDEDGLAELRQRHIGFIFQFYYLLEDFDVLENLTLVGELAGVERPKERAMEILEYLRLTHRLKHRPSQLSGGEQQRVAIGRALMLNPKLLLADEPTGNLDLAEGKRIFDLFLRLREEKGLTLLVATHNEELKTYFDRIYRLRDGRLEL
- the prmC gene encoding peptide chain release factor N(5)-glutamine methyltransferase, with translation MKVKELLSKPSKTTLRDKALLLAHMLNKDHKDLYLMESLEVPIEVERAFFEGLEALEKGYPLQYLLGEWEFYGKSFYVEEGVLIPRPETEVLVEEVLKRLPKDKRLRGFEIGVGTGCISISLLLHCENLTMIANDINIKALRLAKRNAQRHGVYDRLLLFAGDLFEALKPITFDFIVSNPPYIPKERWESLPEGVKREGYNSLIGGLKGWEVYEKVAESLDIYLKREGFFAFEIGHDQGGVLKELFESKGYKVLVLKDYSNQDRVIVGWRS